The genomic interval GGTTACACATTGCCCTGCCCCCACAAGGCTAGGCCTGGGGGCCCTAAGAGGAGGAGGCAGTTGTGGTGACCCAAAGCAAATATCCTGGAGAAGGGGCCAAGGGCTCAGAATGCAGTCTGTCCAGCCCACAGAAGAAAAAGGCCTCTAAGAACACGTGGGCTTGGTGTTTCCCAGTGGCAGACTCCAAAGATGGGCTGACAGGTCTGTGCTTGCAAGCTCACTTACTCGGCTCCTCTGTCCCTTCTGAACACTGCAGGCTGCAAAGTCCCGTCCTTACCATGGCGCCTGGAGAGAAGATCAAAGCCAAAATCAAAAAGAATCTGCCTGTTCGAGGCCCCCAGGCACCGACTATTAAGGACCTGATGCATTGGTACTGCCTGAACACCAACACCCACGGCTGCCGCCGCATCGTGGTGTCCCGAGGCCGCCTTCGGCGCCTGCTGTGGATCGCGTTCACGCTGACCGCTGTGGCCCTCATAATCTGGCAGTGTGCCCTTCTCGTCTTCTCTTTCTACACCGTCTCTGTCTCCATCAAAGTCCACTTCCAGAAACTGGATTTCCCTGCCGTCACTATCTGCAATATCAATCCCTACAAGTAAGAGACTGCCCTGGCATCTGGGAGAGGGAAGTCTGGCCTCTCATGGATGCCAAAGCCCCTCCCCCAGTGTGGCAGTACAAGCACACTAACCTGCTGACACAGGCTTTAGAAATTTGATTTGATCGCCGAAATCGGTTTCAGACCTGCATGTTTTCAGTTCAGTGGCTATTAGCACCTGCCTCCTCCAGACACACTGTAGCCTAGCTGAACCTTCCCAAGTTCACTCCCTTACTCTCCCTCAAAGTCAGGCTGACTCAGAAGTGACACCCAGGTGACTTCCGGAAGCATCCTTGCTGCCCTGACCCCTCATCTCAGTGAGCCCAGCCCAGTAATTGAGCTCCTTTGGCTCTGGACAGGATCAACCCTTGGTGCTGCCCAGTTGTCAGCGGCAGGACCTGTTCTAAATGGGTCATCAGAGTCCTTGGAATTATGGGAAACTGATCTAAGAGACCAGTAGATGCAGCAGACTTCGTCAGAGCTGGGTGCAGAGAGTAGGGTACAGAGTGGGAAGAGCAGAAGGGGCTAGACTGGCCAGAAAGTGGATTTGTTCAGAGGCACGTATTGAAGGCAAAGGTCACAGCCAAAATCAGGCCTTAGACTCATTCTCTACCTCCAAAGTCTCCTCACAgtctcccttcattcctctctccagtcccagctttcccttctttctccaccAATATTCAAACCATAATCATTTACTCTGCCCTTGCAAATTGTCAGACATTTTTCTAGTTTCTGGGGCACAGCATAGAATAATCCTAACACATTCTTTGCCCTAGTGGAGCTTATACTACGAGGGAGTAAAGTgttaacaaatatatttatgtgactacaaataataataacagcccTTTAATTACCTGTGTGCACAgatatttctttgaaatttttaacattatttgtatatttagagATGGTCAGGCTATGTagctcagattggccttgaactttgatctccctgcttcagcctcccaagtgttgggcaTTGTTAACTATATTTCTTATAATAAACAAGTCGagctccccccccctttttttttttttacaaatttcaaAAAACTTCATCTTATAAATTAGCAGGCtgggaaactgagacacagaAAAGCTGAGAAACTTGTCTAGGGTCACACAGTCTGGATTAGGAGGGAGAGCTTGAAGAAGGCAGGAAGTTTGACTCTGAAATTGATATTCATAGCTTCTGTGCTATGCCATGACCTCTACAGAAAGcaaggatggagggaagagagggtTATGAGAGAGGCTGGGACCATTTGGTATAatgatgaattttttaaaaaacaaatcattaTGCTTCATGTACTTAGCTCTTGTTCTTTTGTGAGCCTGAGTGTTGTCAAGGTGACAGTCCAGTCTTTTGCATCCTGGCACTGGTTAGAGGATGtccagtaggcagaggcagaatgTGATGGGTGGACATGGAGCCTGCCCCTGTATGGTTAGCAATTATTAATGTATCCTCACTTTTGCTACTTTATGGGAGGTACCTGAGAGTCAACACTCCGGAGATCCTGATTGAAGGCATCAACCAAGAATGAGTAGGTAGAGATGGCAAAGGCGGGGATCGTTTTGAATGGGGCAAATGGTGAAAGCCCTCATCCCCTTGGCCAAGAGACTGGTCAGGAGACATAGGGCTGACACACCAAGATGGAAGACACCATGAAGAAGCTATAGCGCTGTGCTAGGGGTCTTTCTTCTCTGTGACATTTTCTTTCCACTTTGGTAGGTACAGTGCTGTTAGTGACCTTCTGACTGACTTGGACAGTGAGACAAAACAGGCCTTGCTATCCTTGTATGGGGTCAAAGATTTATCAGAATCTCGGAAACGCCGGGAAGCAGGATCCATGCCATCCAACTGGGAAGGCACACCACCTAGATTCCTCAACCTGATCCCACTGCTGGTCTTCAACGAGAACGAGAAGGGAAAGGCCAGGGACTTCTTCACTGGCCGGAAGCGGAAGATCAGTGGGAAAATCATTCACAAGGCTTCTAATGTCATGCACGTTCATGAGTCGAAGAAACTGGTGGGATTTCAATTGGTAAGACTCACTTCCTCACAGTTCATGGGTGTGGGGGAGATCGGGGAGCTGATAAACTTACAGTCTCTTCTTGATCATTACAATCAATAGGCCAACTGTAAGATTTATACTTTGTTAGGGTGAGTTGGTGGCAAGCAACTGAAACCAGCTCAAGCAGGCTTCAGTATGAAAAAAGTCTTAGGAGAGCTAGTGACTCATTAGAGCTTTTTAAAGGATGGAAACTTAGGGAGACCTAATGATCAGGGGAGCAAGAAATGCTGAGATTCGTTCAGATACTGATGCTGAATTGCAGAGGccattttttaactctttctgaTAACGCCTAAGATGCAGATTCTACTTAGCCAGGCTTGGGGGATACCTGATCACTCTCTGATAGATTGGGGGGTGCAGAGCCCCAAAGCAAATGCTGCACAGACATCAGTAAAGGGAAAATAGACTATAGCAAGTGCACCAGGGTTCCCAGCAGTACTTACCTCTGTGAGGTGCCACAGCCAGGCTTCTAATCTGCCCCTTGGCCCCCCATTCAAGCAATGACAGGAAGCAGCTATTCACTGAATGTGAATTCCATTACCCTCCTGGGCAAAGCCTATCATCACTGTGCCTCTCCATGCCACCAGTAGAGCAGTGACAGAGACTCTTCTTCAACTTAATAGCCTTGGTAATGAGACTTTTGAATCTAGCAATGTTTTCTACCAATCTAAACAAATCtccaacaaacaaaaagtggCTCACCAAAATTACCGGGACCTTGACATCTTCCTAGTTCCATTCAAAGGATAATTTACATGATTCTCTTGATACCAAATTCTGTGACATTTGAACTTTCAGAAGACTTTCCAAGCCCAGGGTGATGAAAATGCCTGGAATGTTCCGTGGCTTCTCTCTAGAGCCCTCATAATTAAGTATTGCAGGCATGAGCCCTTCCAGCTGCTTGCTATGTGTGGCTGGGTAGGTTGGTATTCCAGCTAACAGTCTGTCAGAGACATACTCCATATGTTAGAGCCTTGTCTGAGATCCTGCAAAGAAGTAACATCAGAGTCTGGGCTGGAACCCAGATTTCTAGACTGTGTCTATGATAAGAAATGGTGGCATTTAATAGGGAGGCAGTGACATTAATCAGACAATCATAAATATAGGGGAACCCTAAAACCTGATTTTGCTTCTTGTCCAATGCAGACAGTAGTAGGAAGCCATAGGAACTGACCTCAATGTcctgttttgttctctcttttatctttgaGGCTTGAAATTAACCTCTTCAAGCTCCCAGAAGTGAGAGGAAACCAAGCTTATTCCCAAGGACCTACTCTGGCATCTGTCACTCACGTCAGCCCTTCTGATTGCGCTAGGACTGACCGGCTGGTGTTTCCTCTTCTTCACAGTGCTCAAATGACACCTCTGACTGTGCCACCTACACCTTCAGCTCAGGAATCAATGCCATCCAGGAGTGGTACAAGCTTCACTATATGAATATCATGGCACAGGTGCCTCTAGAGAAGAAAATCAACATGAGCTATTCTGCTGAAGAACTGCTGGTGACCTGCTTCTTCGATGGGATGTCCTGTGATGCCAGGTCAGGAGGGGACACTCTCTGAGGACCAGAGGCGCTACGTTCAGGTCCTTTCCATGCATCTGGAGCTCACCTGTAGGCCTTGAGGACACTGACTCTGCCCTCTGGAAAATCACTTACAAGGGAACCAGGTTTCAGGATCACTTGGAAAATGTACCTGACATGGGATCACAATATCTTTAAACCCATTAAATCTCGTGTCACGACACAGGGTCAGTCAATAGCATGCATGTAACTTTGTATAGTACTGTGATATATACCTATGTCTGAGAGCCACCACTCTGatacagaagaaggaagaagaaggaagggaagaagggagggagggagggatcagaGAGAtggtgtgagagaaagagagagggaggcaggcaggcagatagccAAGTGTTCATATTTTGATCATTCTGCTTTGAATATAATAATCAGATACCTGGTGGTGACTATGAAGTCAATGGGACATTACAAGGTGACCCCTCCAGCCTGAAGGGTTTAACTACCTTCTTTTTTTGTATTCTAAACCTTGCTGGCCCTTTTATATGTTGATATGCGTATTATTCCATGCAAATATTAAATGATTAGGATAATCTCGCCCTAGGAGTAAAGGTCCTGAAATTACACGATGGTCATGGGATTGGACTTCTTCTCTGAAGATCATTTTCATAGAGCTGAGAGTTTGAAAAGCTCCAAGTGTTGGCTGAGAAATTCAAGGGTAGAAGGATTTGAGTACGAGCATGTGACATGAAGAATATCGTCTCAGGGCTGAAGATGATCAGTTGATTCAGAGTTTGGTTAGCacgcacaaagccctgagttccacccctgggtatggtggtacatacctctaCTCCTAGCTCTCAGGATATGGAAGCAGGAGTATCAGATGTTCAGTGTTATTCCTGGCTACATGAGGAATCTGAGTGAGCTTGAGAcacatgagaccctatttcagagacaaaataatttcaaatcaaaatagcaacagtggggagaggattAAGAGGGAGAACAAATGCATAGTTTAATTCTAAATTATAGTTTGATTCTACGCATCATTAATTCTACATAATTTAATTCCCTTCCTCCTTCCGTATCAGAGTGGTGGCTCTCAGACATAGGTATACATCACAGTACCATACAAAGCTACATGCATGCTATTGACTACCCTGTATCGTGACAGGTGATTTAATGGGCTTGCCAACTCTACAGAGGGCCTGTTCATTTCATCTGAGGGAAAATGAGACAAGGGAGTCACGTGCTCATCCATTATCCCAAAGGAACGCTTTCCCCATCAACACAATGCTTCCTGACTTCAACTGAGATACAAAAGGGCAAGCCCCAGGCCAGCTCTCTCTgaacctttcctttcctccataGGAACTTCACGcttttccaccatccaatgtaTGGGAACTGCTACACATTCAACAACAGAGAGAATGCCACCATCCTCAGCACCTCCATGGGAGGCAGTGAGTATGGTAAGGAGGCCTGCAAGGAGGGATCCATGGGACAGGAGTGGCTATCTTGATGGCAGCAGTACACATGGGGACACTTGTGCCTCCCAGTCTCCCACCCTCTCCACCTAGCCCTAAAGCAAAGGcattctttccctccctcagtGCACACACGAGCATCCGTGTTCATTTCTTCATAGTGggtgttttcttttctgacttctttatcTTTGGGAGGGATACAGGGACACTGCTGGGCTTCCTTCAGCTGACAAACCACTCTTTCTGGGGTGACTAATCCTGAGCAGGTGGCGTCTAAACAGGGCTAAACCCAGATGGGCTGAGTAGGAGATTAGGCGGGCAGACACACCTTTAGCTTAGTTAAGATGACAGATTCTGGAGCCAAACCCCAGCTCTGCCTCTCACTGTGTGACCTTGGTTATTGTCCTTCAACTATAAACTGAGAAGAATAACAGTAGCTCCCATGCACTTCCATTCAGAGCTCTTAGCATAAGATCTGGGACACACTCAAGCTACCATAAGGAAAAGCTATAGTTTGGGCGGCATCAACAATAGATATTAATTTCTTGTAATGCTGAAGGTTGGACATTCAAGGTCAAGGTACTAGCACTTGTGGATTCAGGTaagacttctttctcttcttggtcACAGATGGCTGTCTTCTGCATGTATCCTCACATGGCCCTTCCTTTGTCTCAAGAGGGTGCTGTGATGTCTCTCCTTTTTATAAGGACACCAGCCCTATCAGATTAGAGCCAGGACCTTAAGACCTCATTATCTTTAATTAATGCCCTATCTCCAAATGCCTTCACATGGGAGGTTGGCACTTTGCCCTATGAATCTGGTCTAGGGAGGGTATACATGCCagctacacacaccacacatacaattATCACAATCCTTTATGACACTGTTTCTGCTAACTTCTGCTTGGTAAGGAAGGTAAGACTGTGGCAGATTGGCTTGGTTTCCTCACAAAAAGATATCCTTCATACCTTTTCTGTGCTGCTGAGAATCCAACCAAGGGCCTTGCATGGTGGGGAAAGCACTCTGCTGCCAAGCTATGCTCCCAGCCCCTGTTtattttgaggtagagtctcactAGATAGGCCAGAATGGCCTGAAACTTGTGGGCTTACTACCTTGGCCTCCTGAATACTGACAGTTCAGGCATGCATGCAGCACCATGTCAGGCCAATGGGAATTCTTGAAAAGTTCAATGCAAATAGAACTCTATTTGTTACACAGATATGCTTTCGTTAGGAATAGCTAGGCTCTGTTATAGGGGAAACCTGCACTCAGAATCCTGACTATCATAACTGTGAAGCCTGATCCCTTTCCAAGACCATAGAAGCTGTGAACCAGAGAGCACATTGCAGTGGCAAGAGGCAGGCTGGGAACTGAGTAAAGAGGGACAGAATCTTGGCTCTGCTGTGTGACCTTCAGTACACCACATCCCTCTCTGGGCTCAGTTCCCTTATTTACAAGTAGAAGCAGTTAGAATAGCTCTGAGGTTTGTCTTTCAATTCACACAGACCACTCATTCATTGGTTCACTTACGAAACATTTGTCTGCTATATGCTGGCCCCAGTTTGAGGAGCTAGGGATACCGTGGGGAACAAGACAGTTGTCATTCTTGCTTTCAGGGAGCTTGGGTTTCTATGGAAAGAGACACTTGGGGGAATGAATAAGCAGGCAGGGATGTGATCTAATTATAATACCAATCAGAGGTAGGAGGGGGAGGAAGCAGCAAAGGCAGAGAGTGGCTGGGCTCAGGAAAGGGGTGTGAGCTGGAAAAGGGGGGCTCagaaatactcacaggagcagtCTGGGacctaaagaagaaaatgaatccaAGGTGTTCCAGAAAGATATGTAAGGTGTATCAGctacttttctgctgctgtgataaaacaacttGACCAAGAtgacttatgaaagaaagcatttaattgggcttagAGTTCCAGTAGGCTGGAGTCCATGGTATTAGAGCAAAGGCATGGTGGAGATAACTCGGAAGCTCCTATCTTGAACTGTAAGTAGGAGGCAGAAAGCTCACTAGAGATGGCAGGAGATGTTTGAAAGCGTATCCTCGTGGCCATAaatcctaatccttcccaaacagttccaccaactgaggcaACAAATTCAAACATAAAAGCCTTTGAGGAACATTCTCATGCAAACTACCACATAAGAGCAATGTTCTTTGTCGATGatccagaaatggagagagagggaggagttgAGGGTAGAGGCTTGAATTGGGCTACATCTTCATAGCCTTGATGGTGACAGGCAGGGCAATCAATGGCATTCCCCTATATCTAGAGAGATGCAGCCGAAGGGCTTCAAGCAGTGATTTGACCTGATCTCCAATTTCTAAAGTTTCATCTGGCAGCTAGGGACAGAATAAGACTTACATAGAAAGCAAGAGCAGAAGAAGAGAGGTTAAACTAGCAACCAGATGCACCACCACATCTTAGCTCTTCCCCAGCTCTGCTCTGTAAGCGGCCACAGCACTGCAGGTACCTTTGGACGCTCAGCAGAACTTCCTTTGTCAACAACCACATGCTTACGTGTCTCAGCCAGTTCCTTTACATTGAACAGGAACTCACTCTTAGCCAGCACTGTGACTGTAATGTGTGTTTGAACCACTACTGGAGCTTGCAATAAACAGGTTAAACACAAGTCCTACTGTCCTAGAGATTCCAGCCTGGTACTCACCTACCTAGTACATTCTGGAAGTCCCTGGGTCTTGGATTGGAGGCCACCCAAACCCCTGGGGACTGTTTTTTTCTAGCCTTTGGCCACAACTAGCTACTCTGTTTCCTAGGACTACAAGTCATCTTATACATAAATGAAGATGAATACAACCCCTTCCTGGTGTCCTCCACTGGAGCCAAGGTGCTTATCCATCAGCAGAATGAATATCCCTTCATCGAAGATGTGGGGACCGAGATCGAGACAGCAATGTCCACTTCCATAGGAATGCACCTGGTAAGAGGATACTCACTAGCTTGTGTTTAGAGAGGAGGACCACTTCTTATTTTGAATGATGGCTAGGGCGATACAGCTGAAGGAAAAGGATACTGTCTTCCACAAGAGCAGGACTTTCCAATGGCTACCCTGCTGGTTATTTCAGGAGTCATGTTCAAGTTTCTGTTTGCATCTTTTATGCGGGTTAGCGAGCACAGGATGGCACCTAGGGAAAGAACCTAGGGAGATTCTCTTGttaaaaatacaacaaagcaCCAGCATTTATGGGACCAAAGCATCAGACACTCACTATGTTTGTCAGTCATGTAAAGAGAGGAGATCACATTCTTCTAGGATATAGAAAGAAACATGCTGGGAACGGCAGCAACCACTTACAGGCCAATATGAAGTCATGGGGTTTTCAAATATCTAAAGCCCATCACACTTCCAGCAAATTTGCTTCATCTACCAAGAACATTTTTTACCCTTAAGTCTTTGATCTTCCGTAACCTGGATCCAGGCATGCTCCAGAACCCGTATGCCAAGCATACGTGGACCCCAGACACCAAAAACATAGCTTACTAATCTTTGACATTCTGACAAGAGAACATTATATCCACTGTagtttttcttaccttttttctTAGTAGAGATTTCTTTAAACCTGTATGTGGTTGGAAAACTAGATAAGGTCTTTATGGACTATTTGTGTCTTTGTTTGTATCTATGCTTAATGGTTCACTGTAACCTCCCAGCCATTGTGCCTCGTAAAATTAGTCTCCAGAGCAGTGGTTTCCAAATCCAGTTGGCCATCAGGGCCAGACTTTCTAAACTAGAAAGATGTACAGAGGATCAAAGTCTTGTGATGATCGTGAGTAGGTGCTATCAGGAAATGTGGCTTAAAAATGTACATGCTTCTCAGCAGGAGGTTAGGAGGTGATGTAGTAGCCATTCGAGGTTTGATTGACACCCATCATTGATTCATTCGACAGTCATTTTCTGAGTACTTCACAAGTGCTACACACCAGGGAATCCAGAGGACAGACTCAATGAGAATTACCCAAATGACAAAGTATGATCACCATGCACtatgaaagaagaaggaggatagGCGCAGTGGTCTGTGTCTACAATCCTAGTACTTTAGAAGCCAAGCCTTTAGAAGAGCATATCATGAGCGTCTTAGTCAGTTTTCTGTTCAAATTCCTAAAACTGGATTGTTTCTAATTAGAGACTTTTGTCTGGCTTGTA from Arvicanthis niloticus isolate mArvNil1 chromosome 1, mArvNil1.pat.X, whole genome shotgun sequence carries:
- the Scnn1g gene encoding epithelial sodium channel subunit gamma produces the protein MAPGEKIKAKIKKNLPVRGPQAPTIKDLMHWYCLNTNTHGCRRIVVSRGRLRRLLWIAFTLTAVALIIWQCALLVFSFYTVSVSIKVHFQKLDFPAVTICNINPYKYSAVSDLLTDLDSETKQALLSLYGVKDLSESRKRREAGSMPSNWEGTPPRFLNLIPLLVFNENEKGKARDFFTGRKRKISGKIIHKASNVMHVHESKKLVGFQLCSNDTSDCATYTFSSGINAIQEWYKLHYMNIMAQVPLEKKINMSYSAEELLVTCFFDGMSCDARNFTLFHHPMYGNCYTFNNRENATILSTSMGGSEYGLQVILYINEDEYNPFLVSSTGAKVLIHQQNEYPFIEDVGTEIETAMSTSIGMHLTESFKLSEPYSQCTEDGSDVPVTNIYNAAYSLQICLYSCFQTKMVEKCGCAQYSQPLPPAANYCNYQQHPNWMYCYYQLYQAFVREELGCQSVCKQSCSFKEWTLTTSLAQWPSEASEKWLLNVLTWDQSQQINKKLNKTDLAKLLIFYKDLNQRSIMESPANSIEMLLSNFGGQLGLWMSCSVVCVIEIIEVFFIDFFSIIARRQWQKAKDWWARRRTPPSTETPSNQQGQDNPALDTDDELPTFTSAMRLPPAPEATVPGTPPPRYNTLRLDRAFSSQLTDTQLTNEF